The DNA segment GCTCAACACGGTGAGATTGCGATGACCACTATGCACGCATGCGCGGCCAAGCTCGACCATCTGTTCGCGCAAGGGTTCATAAGGCGTGAAATCAAACTCCTGCGCGCTGTAATAACCGCGATTTTCCAGGGCGCGGCGGCCGGTCTGCAAACGATAAGTGCCGATGACTTCGCCGGTGCTCACTTCCTCGACGAGCAAGTGGTCGCAGATGGCGTCGTAAGCATCAGCATCCAGACAGGTGGCGTAGGACTGCTCGAGACCTTCGCGCAGTTCGAGATTGAAAACCACAAACCGGAGAAGCTGCGCGGCGCGGACATCGCGCTCGCTTGTGGCCAGGCGCAGACGGTAATTCGCGCGCGACACCTCCGCCATCGGCGGCGTCGGGCCACCGGGCGCGCTGAGTTGGCCAAGAGAATTTCCGTCATTGTGACGGTCAGAAACATTGGTCATAG comes from the Verrucomicrobiia bacterium genome and includes:
- a CDS encoding GNAT family N-acyltransferase; this encodes MTNVSDRHNDGNSLGQLSAPGGPTPPMAEVSRANYRLRLATSERDVRAAQLLRFVVFNLELREGLEQSYATCLDADAYDAICDHLLVEEVSTGEVIGTYRLQTGRRALENRGYYSAQEFDFTPYEPLREQMVELGRACVHSGHRNLTVLSLLWKGIASYVTARSCRYLVGCSSLTSQDAAVGLAAYAQLQRYVVREEWRTNPLPKFICESDARTVPSPKIPKLLTAYLTLGAKICGPPALDREFKTIDFLTFLDLQSLTARTIARYMS